In the Tenrec ecaudatus isolate mTenEca1 chromosome 16, mTenEca1.hap1, whole genome shotgun sequence genome, one interval contains:
- the P2RX2 gene encoding P2X purinoceptor 2 translates to MAAVEPKPPETSAARRLARGCWSAFWDYETPKVVVVKDRPLGVVYRAVQLLILLYFVWYVFIVQKSYQDRETGPESSVITKVKGISISEHKVWDVEEYVKPPEGGSVFSIITRIEVTPSQTLGTCPESIRVSNASCDSDEDCKAGELDMLGNGLRTGRCVPYYYGPSKTCEVSAWCPVEDGASVSQFLGKMAPNFTILIKNSIHYPKFRFSKGNIASRKDNYLKHCTFDELSDLYCPIFKLGFIVQAAGENFTELAHKGGVIGVIINWDCDLDLSASKCNPKYSFRRLDPKHVPASSGYNFRFAKYYNVNGTTSRTLIKAYGIRIDVIVHGQAGKFSLIPTIINLATALTSIGVGSFLCDWILLTFMNKNKVYSHKKFDKVCTPPKQATASWPVTLALVLGQAPPPTPHHPSASQLSARPKQMVDGPGATVGQWFSASEPPQQDPKGLAQL, encoded by the exons ATGGCCGCGGTGGAGCCCAAGCCCCCAGAGACAAGTGCAGCACGCCGCCTGGCTCGCGGCTGCTGGTCGGCGTTCTGGGACTACGAGACGcccaaggtggtggtggtgaaggaccGGCCCCTGGGCGTAGTGTACCGCGCGGTGCAGCTCCTCATCCTGCTCTACTTCGTGTG GTACGTGTTCATTGTGCAGAAGAGCTACCAGGACAGGGAAACCGGCCCAGAGAGCTCTGTCATCACCAAGGTCAAGGGCATCAGCATTTCCGAGCACAAAGTGTGGGATGTGGAGGAGTACGTGAAGCCCCCAGAG GGAGGCAGTGTGTTCAGCATCATCACGAGAATTGAGGTCACCCCCTCCCAGACCCTTGGAACCTGCCCGGAG agcatcagGGTCAGCAATGCCAGCTGTGACTCAGATGAGGACTGCAAGGCTGGGGAGCTGGACATGCTGGGAAATG GGCTGCGCACCGGGCGCTGTGTGCCCTATTACTACGGCCCCTCAAAGACTTGTGAAGTGTCCGCCTGGTGCCCAGTAGAGGATGGAGCCTCTGTCAG CCAGTTTCTGGGCAAGATGGCCCCCAACTTCACCATCCTCATCAAGAATAGCATCCACTACCCCAAGTTCCGGTTCTCCAA GGGCAACATCGCCAGCAGGAAGGACAACTACCTGAAGCACTGCACCTTCGATGAGCTCTCCGACCTTTACTGCCCCATCTTCAAGCTGGGCTTCATCGTGCAGGCGGCGGGAGAGAACTTCACGGAGCTGGCCCACAAG GGTGGGGTCATTGGAGTTATCATCAACTGGGACTGTGACCTGGACCTGTCAGCATCCAAATGCAACCCCAAGTACTCCTTCCGGCGGCTCGACCCCAAGCACGTGCCCGCCTCCTCCGGCTACAACTTCAG GTTTGCCAAGTATTACAATGTGAACGGTACCACCTCCCGCACACTCATCAAGGCCTATGGGATCCGGATTGACGTCATTGTGCACGGACAG GCAGGGAAGTTCAGCCTGATCCCCACCATCATCAACCTGGCCACGGCGCTGACGTCCATCGGGGTG GGTTCCTTCCTGTGCGACTGGATCCTGCTCACGTTCATGAACAAGAACAAGGTCTACAGCCACAAGAAGTTTGACAAGGTGTGTACACCGCCGAAGCAGGCTACCGCCAgctggcctgtgaccctggccctgGTGCTGGGCCaggcccctcccccaaccccacatCACCCATCAG CTAGCCAGCTCTCTGCCCGGCCCAAGCAGATGGTGGATGGTCCTGGCGCAACTGTGGGACAATGGTTTTCTGCCTCCGAGCCTCCCCAGCAGGACCCCAAAGGTCTGGCCCAACTCTGA